The Fusarium oxysporum Fo47 chromosome II, complete sequence genome includes a region encoding these proteins:
- a CDS encoding AP complex, mu/sigma subunit, with protein MINAFLVFNGQGQPRLTKFYTQLETSIQQRLISEIFTLVSNRPAGSCNFLPLPPLLAASGTSHTSSEEQNDVPTLVTYRNYATLYFIVISTSTESPLALIDLIQVYVEALDKLFENVCELDLIFNFETLHSTLSEMIIGGVVIETNLDRIVSGVKAQGTVAKRPVNEGRGPTGLGSGLGMGANFAWTGR; from the exons ATGATAAATGCCTTTCTGGTCTTCAACGGCCAAGGTCAGCCTCGTTTGACCAAGTTCTATACCCAATTG GAAACGAGTATACAACAGCGCCTTATCTCCGAAATATTTACACTCGTCTCGAATCGACCGGCCGGATCTTGCAACTTCCTACCCCTTCCACCTCTGCTCGCCGCTTCGGGCACCTCCCACACCTCCTCGGAAGAACAGAACGATGTTCCAACACTAGTAACATATCGCAACTATGCGACCCTTTATTTCATCGTCATCTCCACATCGACCGAATCGCCGCTTGCCCTTATCGATCTGATTCAAGTCTACGTGGAGGCCCTTGACAAGCTCTTCGAGAATGTCTGTGAGCTGGACTTGATCTTCAACTTCGAAACCCTGCACTCTACCTTATCGGAAATGATAATAGGGGGCGTGGTAATAGAGACAAATCTGGATCGCATTGTCTCAGGGGTAAAGGCGCAAGGAACGGTCGCGAAGAGACCTGTGAACGAAGGCAGAGGACCTACTGGTCTGGGAAGTGGACTTGGTATGGGTGCCAACTTTGCTTGGACTGGGCGATGA